The following proteins come from a genomic window of Flavobacterium crocinum:
- a CDS encoding FAD binding domain-containing protein — MKNFQIIRALSSASAVTNISKEKEAMFIAGGTNLVDLMKKNVVAPDKLIDINGLDLKKIEFLKGKVSIGALAKNSQVAEDGAIKEKHPLLSLALAAGASQQIRHMATVGGNMLQKTRCSYYYNTDMPCNKRTPKSGCGAIGGSNRMHAVFGASDSCIAVHPSDMCIALAALDAQVLVEGPKGKRQIKFTDFHRLPGNTPEKDNTLEAKELITSIEIPDHNFTKNVYYLKVRDRTSYAFALVSVAAALDLKNNVINDVRLAMGGVAHKPWRLTEAEEFLKGKTVSEEVFRQAGDLAMKGARTYGGNDFKITLGANTITEALTIAASK; from the coding sequence ATGAAAAATTTCCAAATAATTAGAGCTTTATCATCAGCTTCGGCCGTAACGAATATCAGCAAAGAGAAAGAAGCGATGTTTATTGCAGGCGGAACAAATCTGGTGGATTTGATGAAAAAGAATGTTGTTGCGCCAGACAAACTAATTGATATTAACGGTCTGGATTTAAAGAAAATTGAGTTTTTAAAAGGTAAAGTTTCCATAGGTGCTTTGGCCAAAAACAGTCAGGTTGCCGAAGATGGTGCAATAAAAGAAAAACATCCGTTATTGTCTTTGGCTTTAGCAGCGGGAGCTTCTCAACAAATCAGACACATGGCAACAGTTGGCGGTAATATGCTGCAGAAAACAAGATGTTCGTATTATTATAATACCGATATGCCGTGTAATAAAAGAACTCCTAAAAGCGGTTGTGGTGCGATTGGCGGTTCCAACAGAATGCATGCTGTTTTTGGAGCTTCAGATAGTTGTATTGCCGTTCATCCAAGTGATATGTGTATTGCTTTGGCGGCTTTAGATGCGCAAGTTTTAGTTGAAGGACCAAAAGGAAAACGACAAATTAAATTTACAGATTTCCATCGTCTGCCAGGAAATACACCTGAAAAAGACAATACTCTGGAAGCAAAAGAACTGATTACTTCTATTGAAATTCCGGATCATAATTTTACTAAAAATGTTTATTATCTGAAAGTTCGTGACAGAACGAGTTATGCTTTTGCATTGGTTTCTGTTGCTGCGGCATTGGATTTAAAAAATAATGTGATAAATGATGTCAGACTTGCCATGGGTGGTGTGGCGCATAAACCCTGGAGATTGACTGAAGCAGAGGAATTTCTAAAAGGAAAAACAGTTTCAGAAGAAGTTTTTAGACAAGCGGGTGATTTAGCAATGAAAGGGGCCAGAACTTACGGCGGAAATGATTTTAAAATTACGCTTGGAGCCAATACGATAACAGAAGCACTTACTATAGCAGCATCAAAATAA
- a CDS encoding glycoside hydrolase family 2 protein, which yields MKKRHYNTFSIFALFVLFQICLSSFAQTKRNINDNWLYLENDTPNLNEAQKASNWTSLNLPHTWNAEDATDLYPGYRRDASWYQKKLNIPQIDKNSVYSLYFEGSNVTTKVYVNGKEAGSHIGGYIGFSIDITNFIKEGNNDIFVRVDNSYDIEIIPSQKSDFFIYGGITRDVWLISQYKNHIDDVKITTPEVSAKKASVQIVSSFVNSDNSKDLSLTVTLSNPKGKKVVSKTIPVSAKTSTITFENIKNPELWYTDNPNLYKLTAVLSEKNQIRDSVSEKVGFRWFEFKDHGPFYLNGKRLLIRGTHRHEEQAGVGAAMSNEQHWADMKSIKEMGANFVRLAHYPQDPEVYKACDELGLLVWDELPWCRGGIGNEVWKTNTKNMLEEIINQNYNHPSIVIWSLGNEINWLPDFPDGDNDKRTNAFLTELNDLAHKLDPTRKTAIRKYYEGSHIVDVFSPSIWSGWYSGSYKSYQKAINTYKKEYKHFIHAEYGGDSHVGRHSENPVTGENVIKAEGWEEAIVQTKVANIAQIGDWSENYIVDLFDWHLHVSENDPEFVGNIQWAFKDFATPLRPEDDIPYMNQKGLTDRNGIPKDAYYVFKSYWAKEPFTYIESHTWTERQGPENIPRTISVFSNCEKVTLFHDGKSLGEKQRNLSLYPANGLTWDVTFKKGENILLAIGKNKDGKTVSDTLKVNYRFNKNDTASSLQLSAEKLKNGNFLVTAIAIDNNNLRCLDYEESVYFQCLKGGKTLKNQGTPTGSESIRMANGKASIEVIPDGSGKPIEMTALNQSFKGEYLKVEP from the coding sequence ATGAAAAAACGACATTACAATACATTTTCAATTTTTGCGCTTTTTGTTTTGTTTCAAATTTGTCTGAGCAGTTTTGCTCAGACAAAAAGGAACATTAATGACAATTGGCTTTATTTAGAAAATGATACCCCAAATTTAAATGAAGCACAAAAAGCGTCCAACTGGACTTCTTTAAACTTACCTCATACCTGGAACGCCGAAGACGCAACCGATTTATACCCCGGTTATCGTCGTGATGCAAGCTGGTATCAAAAAAAATTAAATATTCCGCAGATCGACAAAAACAGTGTTTATTCTTTATACTTTGAAGGATCAAATGTGACTACAAAAGTATATGTTAACGGAAAAGAAGCGGGAAGCCATATTGGCGGTTATATTGGTTTTTCTATTGATATTACCAACTTCATCAAAGAAGGAAACAATGACATTTTTGTTCGTGTAGACAATAGCTACGATATCGAAATTATTCCGTCTCAAAAAAGTGATTTCTTTATTTACGGAGGCATTACACGCGATGTATGGTTGATTTCACAATACAAAAATCATATTGATGACGTAAAGATAACAACACCAGAAGTTTCAGCTAAAAAAGCTTCTGTACAGATTGTTTCTTCATTTGTAAATTCAGATAATTCAAAAGATTTGTCGTTAACGGTTACGCTTTCAAATCCGAAAGGAAAAAAAGTAGTCAGCAAAACCATTCCTGTTTCAGCTAAAACTTCAACAATTACTTTTGAAAACATCAAAAATCCTGAGCTTTGGTATACTGATAATCCAAACTTGTACAAACTGACAGCTGTTTTATCAGAAAAAAATCAAATCCGAGACAGTGTTTCTGAAAAAGTAGGCTTCAGATGGTTTGAATTTAAAGATCATGGGCCATTTTACCTTAACGGAAAACGTCTGCTTATTCGAGGAACTCATCGCCATGAAGAACAAGCCGGAGTTGGCGCTGCGATGAGCAACGAACAGCATTGGGCTGATATGAAATCAATTAAAGAAATGGGTGCTAATTTTGTCCGTTTAGCGCATTATCCTCAGGATCCTGAAGTTTATAAAGCCTGTGATGAACTTGGTCTTTTGGTTTGGGATGAATTGCCGTGGTGCCGAGGCGGTATTGGAAATGAGGTTTGGAAAACCAATACCAAAAACATGCTGGAAGAAATCATCAATCAGAATTACAATCATCCGAGTATTGTTATCTGGTCTTTAGGAAACGAAATCAACTGGCTTCCTGATTTTCCTGATGGAGATAATGATAAAAGAACCAATGCTTTCTTAACCGAATTAAATGATTTGGCGCATAAATTGGATCCAACCCGAAAAACGGCTATCAGAAAATATTATGAAGGTTCTCATATTGTAGATGTATTCTCTCCTTCTATCTGGTCTGGATGGTATTCCGGAAGTTATAAAAGCTATCAAAAAGCAATTAACACTTATAAAAAAGAATACAAACATTTTATTCATGCTGAATATGGCGGTGACAGTCACGTAGGTCGTCACAGCGAAAACCCTGTTACAGGGGAAAATGTGATAAAAGCAGAAGGCTGGGAAGAAGCTATTGTTCAGACTAAAGTGGCTAATATTGCCCAAATTGGAGACTGGAGTGAGAATTACATCGTGGATTTATTTGACTGGCATTTGCATGTATCTGAAAATGATCCAGAGTTTGTGGGTAATATACAATGGGCATTCAAGGATTTTGCAACGCCTTTACGTCCGGAAGATGATATTCCGTACATGAATCAAAAAGGACTTACAGATCGAAATGGAATTCCGAAAGATGCGTATTATGTATTTAAAAGTTATTGGGCAAAAGAACCTTTCACTTACATAGAATCACATACCTGGACAGAACGTCAGGGTCCTGAAAATATCCCAAGAACTATCAGCGTTTTCAGTAACTGCGAGAAAGTAACTTTATTTCATGACGGAAAATCATTGGGCGAAAAACAACGCAATCTTTCTCTATATCCAGCCAATGGCTTAACCTGGGATGTTACCTTCAAAAAAGGAGAAAATATTCTTCTTGCGATTGGCAAAAATAAAGATGGAAAAACCGTTTCAGATACTTTAAAAGTGAATTATCGTTTTAATAAAAATGATACCGCTTCTTCCCTGCAATTATCTGCAGAGAAACTGAAAAATGGAAATTTTTTAGTAACAGCTATTGCGATTGACAATAACAATTTACGTTGTCTGGATTACGAAGAAAGTGTCTATTTTCAATGTTTAAAAGGTGGAAAAACATTAAAAAATCAAGGAACGCCAACTGGAAGCGAATCCATCAGAATGGCAAATGGAAAAGCATCTATAGAAGTGATTCCTGATGGCTCAGGAAAGCCAATTGAAATGACAGCACTCAATCAAAGTTTCAAAGGGGAATATTTGAAGGTTGAACCTTGA
- a CDS encoding glycoside hydrolase family 88 protein, whose product MKNVSFISLVLGFASLATACKSGINSQTKNPLSVNNLLDTRYKMLLDYPVDSMSMPRSMNIKTNEIRKVPSKDWTSGFFAGNLWQLYRLTGDSKFKEQAEKWTAFSRKESYNKNSHDIGFKVFCSFGEALKVENKKEYEAVIIKGAETLCKRFDPKVGSIRSWDFNKEIWDYPVIIDNMMNLELLFEASKLSGNPKYRNTAIQHANTTLKNQFREDNSCYHVIDYDPVSGKVRKKTTLQGYNDDSVWARGQAWAVYGFTMAYRYTKDEAFIKQAEATALFFMANKNLPEDGIPYWDLKDPSIPNSARDVSAAMVMASALYELYGYTKKDNYLAFADKMMNSVQSKNYILDSNIKAPFLFDHSTGNWPKQDEIDEPIIYADYYFLEALLRKKAL is encoded by the coding sequence ATGAAGAATGTTAGTTTCATTTCTCTGGTTCTTGGGTTTGCATCGCTGGCAACAGCATGCAAATCCGGAATTAATTCTCAAACAAAAAATCCACTATCAGTAAATAATCTGCTGGATACACGTTACAAAATGCTGTTGGATTATCCGGTTGATTCTATGTCGATGCCAAGAAGTATGAACATCAAAACCAATGAAATCCGTAAAGTTCCGTCAAAAGACTGGACAAGCGGTTTTTTTGCCGGAAACCTTTGGCAGTTATACCGATTGACGGGAGATTCAAAATTCAAAGAACAAGCTGAAAAATGGACTGCTTTCAGCCGAAAAGAAAGTTACAATAAGAATTCACACGACATCGGTTTTAAAGTATTTTGCAGTTTTGGAGAAGCCCTGAAAGTAGAAAACAAAAAAGAATATGAAGCTGTAATTATTAAAGGCGCAGAAACTTTATGCAAAAGATTTGATCCAAAAGTAGGTTCAATTCGCTCCTGGGATTTCAATAAAGAAATCTGGGATTATCCGGTAATCATTGACAACATGATGAATTTAGAATTGCTTTTTGAAGCTTCTAAATTATCCGGAAATCCAAAATACCGAAACACTGCCATTCAGCACGCCAATACGACATTGAAAAACCAATTCAGAGAAGATAACAGTTGTTATCATGTCATCGATTATGACCCTGTTTCAGGAAAAGTTAGAAAAAAAACCACGCTTCAGGGTTATAATGATGATTCTGTTTGGGCTCGAGGTCAGGCTTGGGCGGTTTACGGTTTTACAATGGCGTATCGTTATACCAAAGACGAAGCTTTTATAAAACAAGCCGAAGCTACTGCCCTTTTCTTTATGGCAAATAAAAACCTGCCGGAAGACGGAATTCCATATTGGGATTTAAAAGATCCTAGCATTCCAAATTCGGCACGTGATGTATCTGCTGCAATGGTCATGGCTTCTGCCTTATACGAGTTGTACGGATATACTAAAAAAGATAATTATCTGGCTTTCGCCGATAAAATGATGAATTCCGTTCAAAGTAAAAACTACATTTTAGATTCTAACATTAAGGCTCCATTTCTCTTTGATCACAGCACAGGAAACTGGCCAAAACAAGATGAAATTGATGAACCAATAATCTATGCTGATTATTATTTTCTAGAAGCTTTATTAAGAAAAAAAGCCTTATAA
- a CDS encoding DUF2911 domain-containing protein: MKKLCLLAVTLFAAFTAQAQDVVKFAPLDASPVDISYFPNKAVKFKKTDNPNPVVKVTYARPSAKGRTIFGDVVKFGEVWRVGANENTEIKFYKDVTIGGKKVPAGYYSLFVIPEKDKWTVIINKELDLWGGYAYDESKDVVRVSVPVKPVSTPIEALSIAFTTQGNVANLVIGWDKTTAELPITVK; the protein is encoded by the coding sequence ATGAAAAAATTATGTTTATTGGCAGTTACATTGTTTGCTGCTTTTACAGCTCAGGCACAAGATGTGGTAAAATTTGCTCCGCTTGATGCCAGTCCGGTTGATATCTCTTATTTTCCAAACAAAGCAGTTAAATTCAAAAAAACAGACAATCCAAATCCGGTTGTAAAAGTTACTTACGCAAGACCTTCTGCAAAAGGAAGAACTATCTTTGGTGACGTTGTAAAATTTGGTGAAGTTTGGAGAGTTGGTGCTAATGAAAATACCGAAATTAAATTTTACAAAGATGTAACTATCGGCGGTAAAAAAGTTCCTGCGGGATACTACAGTTTATTTGTAATACCTGAAAAAGATAAATGGACAGTAATCATCAACAAAGAATTAGATTTATGGGGTGGTTATGCTTATGACGAAAGCAAAGATGTGGTTAGAGTTTCTGTTCCTGTAAAACCAGTTTCTACTCCAATCGAGGCTTTATCAATTGCTTTTACAACTCAGGGCAACGTTGCAAATCTTGTTATTGGCTGGGATAAAACAACCGCTGAATTGCCAATTACGGTTAAATAA
- a CDS encoding xanthine dehydrogenase family protein molybdopterin-binding subunit, with protein MSKTSNINRVDGFAKVTGAATYSAEYKTAGVVYGCLVGSTIAKGRIKSIDTKKAEWAPGVLAVITHLNVDKPSGYQKAKDKRNFGQPLQIFKDDSVLYYDQPIALVIADTFERMQYAASLIKADYFKEEHSTDLQKAADKEKKIDTEKGNDYHRGEHDGYKNAEVVLEAEYTIPTEVHNPMELANIIAKWDGNKPTLYTKSQGVEGTRRSVAGVFDVPVDDVSVFSEYLGGAFGMGLHTWPYEIAALMGAKKLNRPVKLVLHREQMFTNVGFRPFTIQKMGLGATKAGKLTGLTHEAVAMTSSYEDFMEGTVNMSRFIYDCANVSTRYRIVPLDTCTPIWMRGPGEATGSFALECAMDEMAYKLNLDPIEFRKLNYAEKDLEQNKPWSSKYLLECYEGGMERIGWKNRKNEPGSVKEGNWLVGYGMGTGTFGCYRSPTSVKAKFLPDGNLVLQCSVNDMGPGTATMMTAIGAEITGLPAENVIVEMGKSGLPKGPTQGGSATTSSVGSAVHDSCNLLVSKALELAAQNPVFKGIAITDLTFANGLIAAKNNSSKSIALTSLLTANKLEGLEVENLSKAAEEAKKYSIYSFSVHFVKVLVNPNLGKIRLAHVVSCADIGTVINQKTSAGQMFGGAVGGIGMGLMEALEIDHRFGRPINNNFADYHVPVHADIEKQEVFFVNKKDPISNPMGTKGLGETALVGMAPAIANAVFNATGKRVRDLPITLDKIIETVA; from the coding sequence ATGAGCAAGACAAGTAATATTAATAGAGTTGACGGATTTGCTAAAGTCACGGGTGCTGCAACGTATTCTGCTGAATATAAAACAGCAGGTGTGGTATATGGTTGTTTGGTGGGAAGTACCATTGCAAAAGGAAGAATCAAAAGTATTGATACTAAAAAAGCAGAATGGGCACCGGGAGTTCTGGCCGTCATTACACATTTAAATGTCGATAAACCTTCAGGATATCAAAAAGCAAAAGACAAACGTAACTTTGGGCAGCCGCTGCAAATTTTTAAAGACGATTCGGTATTATATTACGATCAGCCAATCGCTTTGGTTATTGCAGATACTTTTGAACGTATGCAATATGCAGCGAGTCTGATTAAAGCAGATTATTTTAAAGAAGAACATTCGACAGATCTTCAAAAAGCGGCTGATAAAGAGAAAAAAATAGATACCGAAAAAGGAAACGATTACCATCGTGGAGAACATGACGGCTACAAAAATGCAGAAGTTGTTTTAGAAGCCGAATATACGATTCCAACTGAGGTTCATAACCCTATGGAATTAGCGAATATCATTGCTAAATGGGATGGAAATAAACCGACTTTATACACTAAAAGTCAAGGAGTGGAAGGGACACGAAGAAGTGTTGCCGGAGTTTTTGATGTTCCAGTTGATGATGTTTCGGTGTTTTCTGAATATTTAGGAGGTGCATTTGGAATGGGATTACATACCTGGCCTTATGAAATCGCTGCTTTGATGGGCGCAAAAAAATTAAATCGTCCGGTGAAATTAGTTTTACATCGCGAACAGATGTTTACCAATGTAGGTTTCAGACCTTTTACGATTCAGAAAATGGGTCTTGGAGCTACAAAAGCAGGTAAACTGACAGGCTTGACTCATGAAGCTGTAGCAATGACTTCCAGTTATGAGGATTTTATGGAAGGAACGGTAAACATGTCCCGTTTTATTTATGATTGTGCCAATGTTTCTACACGTTATAGAATTGTCCCTTTGGATACCTGTACACCAATCTGGATGCGTGGCCCGGGAGAAGCAACGGGTTCGTTTGCTTTAGAATGTGCGATGGATGAAATGGCCTATAAATTAAACTTAGATCCAATCGAATTCCGTAAACTGAATTATGCTGAAAAAGATTTGGAACAAAATAAACCGTGGAGCAGTAAATATCTTCTGGAATGTTATGAAGGCGGAATGGAACGTATTGGCTGGAAAAACCGTAAAAATGAACCTGGTTCTGTTAAAGAAGGGAACTGGCTTGTTGGTTACGGAATGGGAACGGGGACTTTTGGCTGTTACAGAAGTCCAACTTCGGTAAAAGCAAAATTTTTACCAGATGGTAATTTAGTGCTGCAATGTAGTGTCAATGACATGGGACCAGGAACAGCAACAATGATGACTGCAATTGGTGCAGAAATAACAGGACTTCCTGCTGAAAATGTCATTGTGGAAATGGGAAAAAGCGGATTGCCAAAAGGCCCAACTCAAGGAGGATCGGCTACAACTTCATCGGTTGGTTCTGCAGTTCATGATTCTTGTAATTTATTGGTTAGTAAAGCCTTGGAATTGGCAGCTCAAAATCCGGTTTTTAAAGGAATCGCTATAACAGATTTAACTTTTGCAAATGGTTTGATTGCTGCTAAGAATAATAGTTCTAAGTCTATTGCTTTAACCTCTTTACTTACTGCAAACAAATTAGAAGGATTGGAAGTTGAAAATCTGTCTAAAGCGGCCGAAGAAGCGAAGAAATATTCCATTTATTCTTTTTCAGTGCACTTTGTAAAAGTTTTAGTGAATCCGAATCTGGGTAAAATACGATTGGCACATGTGGTTTCCTGTGCCGATATTGGAACGGTAATCAATCAAAAAACATCTGCCGGACAAATGTTTGGCGGTGCAGTAGGAGGAATCGGAATGGGATTGATGGAAGCGCTGGAAATCGATCATCGTTTTGGACGTCCAATCAATAATAATTTTGCTGATTATCATGTGCCGGTTCATGCTGATATTGAGAAACAGGAAGTTTTCTTTGTAAACAAAAAAGACCCAATCAGTAATCCGATGGGAACAAAAGGCTTGGGTGAAACTGCTTTGGTTGGAATGGCACCCGCAATTGCAAATGCCGTTTTTAACGCAACCGGAAAACGTGTTAGAGATTTACCAATTACGTTGGATAAAATTATAGAAACTGTTGCTTAA
- a CDS encoding glycoside hydrolase family 2 protein, whose product MKKLLTALLLTSSVLASAQNLISNVPNRNTTSLNGVWNYIVDPYQTGFYSFHLDQYDKSEKPAKGAFFTNYHAQNKQELVEYDFDKSPTINIPGDWNSQVTELKYYEGNVWFKKSFDYNLDSNKRLFVYLGAINYKADVYLNGKKLGTHEGGFTPFNYEVTSIVKPVGNYLVIKVDNTRHKEDVPTVNTDWWNYGGITRDVTLIEEENSFVEDYNIQLKKGDANVISGFIKINNFNPAQNQVSISIPELKINYKGKIGADGILNFEIPAKKISYWSPENPKLYDVTVDFNGKKLNDKIGFRTIETKEDKILLNGKPVFLRGISIHEENAKGGRANSQEDALRLLNWAKELGCNYVRLAHYPHNENMVREADKMGLMVWEEIPVYWTVEFKNENTYKNAQDQLTAAITRDKNRASIVIWSMANETPVSDARNTFITNLVTHTRSLDKTRLISAALLSHNGKIDDEIGKSLDIIAFNQYLGWYGGNLENAEKTFWTTPYNKPVFVSEFGGDAKAGFHGEKNERWTEEYQEYLYIQNLKMIEKIPHLSGTSPWILVDFRSPKRLLPGIQDGYNRKGLISNDGEKKKAFYIMQNWYAKKSKE is encoded by the coding sequence ATGAAAAAACTATTAACCGCGTTACTCCTAACCTCATCCGTTTTGGCGTCTGCACAAAATCTAATATCAAACGTTCCAAACCGAAATACCACTTCGTTAAACGGTGTATGGAATTATATTGTCGATCCTTATCAAACCGGCTTTTACAGCTTTCACCTTGATCAATACGACAAAAGTGAAAAACCGGCAAAAGGAGCTTTTTTTACGAATTATCATGCTCAAAACAAGCAGGAATTAGTAGAATATGATTTTGATAAATCGCCAACAATCAATATTCCGGGTGACTGGAACTCGCAGGTTACAGAATTAAAATACTACGAAGGAAATGTCTGGTTCAAAAAGTCTTTTGATTATAATTTAGATTCCAACAAACGCCTTTTTGTTTATTTGGGAGCCATTAACTACAAAGCCGATGTTTATTTAAACGGAAAAAAACTAGGAACACATGAAGGTGGTTTTACTCCGTTTAACTACGAAGTGACTTCAATTGTAAAACCTGTCGGAAATTATCTCGTTATTAAAGTAGATAATACACGTCATAAAGAAGATGTTCCGACAGTAAATACCGATTGGTGGAATTACGGTGGAATTACGCGTGATGTAACTTTAATTGAAGAAGAAAATTCTTTTGTGGAAGATTATAATATTCAGTTGAAGAAAGGGGATGCAAATGTTATTTCCGGTTTTATTAAAATCAATAATTTCAATCCGGCACAAAATCAGGTTTCTATTTCTATTCCGGAATTAAAAATCAATTACAAAGGAAAAATTGGTGCTGATGGAATTTTAAATTTTGAAATTCCTGCGAAAAAAATCTCTTACTGGTCACCGGAAAATCCAAAGTTATATGACGTGACTGTTGACTTTAACGGAAAAAAATTAAATGACAAAATTGGTTTCAGAACGATTGAAACAAAGGAAGATAAAATTCTTTTAAACGGAAAACCTGTCTTTTTGCGCGGCATTTCGATTCACGAAGAAAATGCCAAAGGCGGACGCGCCAATTCTCAGGAAGATGCTTTACGTTTATTGAACTGGGCAAAAGAATTAGGTTGTAATTATGTTCGTCTGGCACATTATCCGCATAACGAAAACATGGTTAGAGAAGCAGATAAAATGGGATTAATGGTTTGGGAAGAAATTCCGGTTTACTGGACAGTGGAGTTCAAAAATGAAAACACCTATAAAAATGCCCAGGATCAGTTAACCGCAGCGATTACAAGAGATAAAAACAGAGCCAGTATTGTTATTTGGTCTATGGCTAATGAAACTCCGGTTTCTGACGCTCGAAATACTTTTATCACAAATTTGGTAACTCATACAAGATCATTAGATAAAACAAGATTAATCAGCGCAGCCTTATTATCACATAATGGAAAAATTGATGATGAAATTGGTAAATCGCTTGATATTATTGCTTTCAACCAATATTTGGGATGGTATGGCGGTAACTTAGAAAATGCTGAAAAGACATTCTGGACTACGCCATACAACAAACCTGTTTTTGTTTCTGAATTTGGAGGTGATGCCAAAGCTGGTTTCCATGGAGAGAAAAACGAACGCTGGACAGAGGAATATCAGGAATATCTGTACATTCAGAATCTAAAAATGATTGAAAAAATTCCTCATTTAAGTGGAACAAGTCCGTGGATTCTGGTTGATTTCAGATCTCCAAAAAGATTACTTCCGGGTATTCAGGATGGTTACAATCGTAAAGGCTTAATCTCAAATGATGGCGAGAAGAAAAAAGCATTTTACATCATGCAGAACTGGTACGCAAAAAAGAGTAAGGAATAA
- a CDS encoding (2Fe-2S)-binding protein encodes MASKKNNPKEVTENDSNSRRDFIKKSGLFTALAFTPPSLVMASENKWDEKIAEYLETVPLSIEVNGKKHNLNIEPRTTLLDLLREQLQLTGTKKGCDHGQCGACTVHVNGTRILSCLTLASMQQNAEVTTIEGLSKGKKLHPMQEAFIKHDGFQCGYCTPGQIMSGIACIKEGHANSREEIREYMSGNICRCGAYHNIVDAITEVKEGGKSYEKFPNN; translated from the coding sequence ATGGCTTCTAAAAAAAACAATCCGAAAGAAGTAACGGAGAATGACTCCAATTCCCGCCGCGACTTTATAAAGAAATCGGGGCTTTTTACTGCGCTTGCCTTTACACCACCTTCGTTGGTAATGGCTTCAGAGAATAAATGGGATGAAAAAATAGCGGAGTATTTAGAGACAGTACCGCTATCTATTGAAGTAAACGGCAAAAAGCACAATCTTAATATTGAGCCAAGAACTACCTTGCTCGATTTACTAAGAGAGCAATTACAGCTTACCGGAACCAAAAAAGGTTGCGATCACGGTCAATGTGGTGCCTGTACAGTTCATGTCAACGGAACAAGAATTTTATCTTGTCTAACTTTAGCTTCCATGCAGCAAAATGCAGAAGTTACCACTATTGAAGGTCTTTCGAAAGGAAAGAAACTACACCCAATGCAGGAAGCTTTTATCAAACATGATGGTTTTCAGTGCGGTTATTGTACGCCTGGACAAATCATGTCGGGAATTGCCTGTATAAAGGAAGGACATGCTAACAGCAGAGAAGAAATCAGAGAATATATGAGTGGTAATATCTGCAGATGTGGTGCTTACCATAATATTGTAGATGCTATAACGGAAGTGAAGGAAGGAGGGAAGAGTTATGAAAAATTTCCAAATAATTAG